A stretch of DNA from Camelus ferus isolate YT-003-E chromosome 18, BCGSAC_Cfer_1.0, whole genome shotgun sequence:
TCAGGCACCAGGATGCCCGCTTCAGGGGCTCCTGGACCAACGGTCCTGCCTGTGGGTGGAACTGAGGTAAACTAGCTTAGAGCACTAAACTAAGAGGGTCTACCTTACATAAGGTATAGGTAGAAGCTTGATTTCTAGACCCGTGCCCCACCCCCCCTCCAATCTAGTAGGTATTTGAGGTTCAGGGCCCCCCCAGCTCCACACACAACAGAGCTCTtcttgggggcggggaggagcagTCCCCTGCCACAGAACATTCACCCTCAGTCACAAAGGTGGGGGGACTAGTTACATCTACatcacattatttataaaataagaattacatttttatatgtttccaGAAGGAGCTCTAGTCCCTTAGGAAAGCTGCCTGGGACAGCATTTGAGCCTCTTCTTCACACAGGTATAACTTAACAGTACAGCTAATTTCTAGTCAATAGCATTTATACTTAACCACCTCAATGAACCAAGCTTGAAGGAATTTAAAAGGCAATTTAgcttaaatacaaaaataaatttttattttgttaaaaaatgtttaaatattttttcttttaatttagacACACGCATTCATACTTCTCCCAAAGAGGATGGGCCTGGCAGCAAGGCTCTTGGGCCTAGGGTATGTGGTTttggaacaaaggaaaaagaagggaaggggtggggagtaatgtaattttaaaatgtgattcattAATTTAGGTTTTCTAACATACCCTACGGGTGATCTTGCCTACAgtgaggtgagggaggtgggaaagaaacagcagagggaagaggcctTTGCTTCCCCTTGGCCCCATCCTCCTGGGCTGCCAGCCCTTAAAAGTCAAAACACCATTTGAAAATCCAGGACTCGGCACTTACAGCCGTAAAGTGGTGCTACTTTGCACATTCAATTAGCTAGGCCCCAGAAACTTGAGAAACAGTTAAGTCCGGCACTACCAACATGCCGCCACTCATACAATTCAATGCTTCCTCCAAACTCGATTCAAAGAGCAATAGACATGAGCATCAGACAAAAATAACACAGAACAAGGCTTTAAACGTACAATCCCGGAGAGGCAGACGAGCCCAGTGAGGCCAACAGGGAAGGTGGGTGAGGAGGCAGCTGAAAGCAGTGGTGGGCATCCTGCCTGCTCCAAGAGCTTCCATCTCCTGGAGTGAGGTACCACCCCTGGGTCTGCCAGGCTAACAGTCTTGAGCCACCAAGCTTTTAGGGGCCAAACTGGCAGAGAGGGTTGGGGATGAAACATCGGCTCAGACTTGGCAGGAGGAAGTGGAACAGCAGGAGCGGCACCCACTGGGGTCTCCAAGGCAAAGCTAGATTCAGgatcattttaaaaggaatcgATCCTGTAAGGAACCAGTGAGGGATAAAGCAGCAAGAAATGGGGAAACAGCCCCCTAAAGGGACAAGGGGAGAACCACTTTTTATAGCCAAGCCAAGCAAGGTAAAGCTTTAGGGATAAtccatttcccccagtcccatcAAGTGCATGTCAGAGATGCAAGTGGTGACCCTCCGTTACCCTCCGGCAAAGATGGCTCTCAGGGAAAAGGCGGGAAGGGAGGCCGCCTGACTAAGCTTAAACACCACACAAGAGTCAGGGAAGGAAGTGGACCATATGTACAGGTGTTTCTTTAGTTCTCTCCAGCCTCACCAGCGGAACTGTTCAAGTAAGGTAGCAGGCTCCTGCCCCGCCCTGTCCCGCCCCACCTCCCTCGATGGCCCGAGGcttctgcttcctggaggagagggaaacAGCCGCCGGGGCTGCTGCTACCTCCCTGGTGGCTGAAGCCAGAGGCCTGGGGTAGGTCTGCTTTATGGAACTAGAGGGGTCAGAGGCTCTTCCTAGCAGATTTGGGCAAGGGGCGGGGGAATGGGCAGGGACAAAGGCTATTTCTTGCGGGTGTGCTGCCTTCGGGCCTGCAGTCGCTGCCGAGCCCCTGAGGTCTTGGATCCCGCACCGATGGAAAAGGAAGGGGCCGCTGGTCCTGGAAAGATTCAACAAGATCTCATCAGGGCAGCTGCGACCTGACAACACTCCTCTGAAGAACACTGGATGCTAGGAAAGGGCTTCCCAAGTTCTAGCAATcattttgggggaggggctgattaaaaatgcaaaattccaGAACCACAGACAGTCTGGGAGTGAGGCCCAGGAAGGCATTTTTACCTGGCTTCCCAGAGATCTGGGAAATTCTTCCTGAGCTGGCTCCTCCCTGATCTCTCTGTCCAACTCCAAACCTGGGTTGTGCTGGACTCCCAGGTGgaccagcccaccccaccccctcttcaGAGAGGAGATAAGCAGGTCACGCTGGCAACAAAGAGACTGGCCGCTTACCGAAAGGTCCAACTCCAACAAAGCCTTGGGTGGGTGTTGAGGATGCCCCAAAGGAGAGGCTGCTGCCCGATGTGCCCACCCCAGGGGCAGGGGTGTTCTGACCAAAGGTGGGTGTGGAGGTGCCTAGGATGAAGAGACAGCAGAGAACTGTTGAGACCAGGCTGGTGAGCGGAGGGCCTCAAAGCAGATGGTAATTATCCGAGTGAGGGTCTCTGCTCCCAGTAGGGCCTCCCCCAGAGGACCCTTCAGCTCCAGTTCACGCCACTAGAGGAACTGCTCGGGATAATTAAGCCCGAATACCTGCCACTCCAGGTGTGCCTCCAGCCTGCTCACAGCTGTGCTGCCGCAGAGACAGCCCCTCAGGGTTGCCTTCTGGCCACCTAAGGAGCAGGGCCTGTGTTCCCTTGACCACTAAACCACAGAAGAGGGGACACTCAGTGGACCCCCACCTTCTACCCTAAGGTTACCTCCCTTCTATCAGTACTAGATGTGTTAAGTCTCTTCTTGTttgccccctccttcccactgggGGTCCCCTATCTCCCCACCGGGCGCACTGGGACTCAGTCATCAGCGAATGTGGCCGCCCTCGCCATCCTGCCATCCGGCACTGATGCTGCTTTCCCTCCTACTCCTTGGGGAGGGCTGCGTCCTCTGAGCTCTTCCTTGTCTGGGGACTGGAGTGGGGCAGGCATCTTTCTTGCTCCCTGAGGGCTGACCTTGCACAGGAGTCCTTCCATCTCCCCGTCCCCGCCACAGCTGCTCCAGTCCCCACTTCCCCGCCCTCGCTCCCAGCTCCCTGTTCCGAGCACCCTGGCTCCCGTGTTTCCTCAGCCTCCTCAGGAATCCCAGTCCACTGCCCTGCCCGCTTCACTTGCTTGAGCTTCAACAGGCTGGCTTTGTCTGCTACCGCTGATTTTAGGCTGGATGTTGCTGGAAAAGCACCAATGCTGACTTGTCTCACTTTAAATTCACTACTGTTTTCCAGCCTCCAGGTGGCCTGTGGTCCTGTGACATCTTGTGgcactcctccccttcccctgctccagAGCGACTGCTTCAACGGGCCCTCCTGTGTAGGCATTTCAGCCTAACCCACTCCTCAAGACCTTCTCTCACACTCcgtgaagaaaacagaagctacCAGGGTCAAAAGTCCTTATAATTCATCTTCCACGAGGCaaaagtcatttcattttttctgcttGAAATTCTACACTGATTTCCCTTAGTACTGACAATCCAGGCACTCAACCCTGGCCATGACTGACCTACTAACCAACTCTGCCTACCTCGCGACCTCATCTGATACCACTTTCCCTACTTTTAAACATACAGCCACTCCTGACTTCCTCTGTTCATGAACCTACCCAACTTGTTTCTGCCTCTGGGCCCCTCACACCCCCACATCCTTCTTATCACAAAGACAGTCTCAGAGATTAAATGTGTTACTTCCTCAGAAAGGCATTCGCCCCCAGTCGttattaattacatattttatcaaGACACTTACTGCAACCTGACACTGTGTTTATGTGTTTCATACCTGTCTCTCTGCTACCACAATGTAACGCTCCCCAAGAGCGGAACTGTGCTAACACAGGAGTGCCCAGCACAGCCGACCGGGTCAGCTCCTGACCTTACCTCCAAACACAGGTTTGCTGTCTGGTGTGCTGGCCACACTGAAGGCAAAGGCTGTGTTCTGGCTGGGCATGCCCAAGCTGTTCTGACTCAAGCCTCCCCCGAAAGGGGTGGTGCTGCCAGTGGTCCCACTCTGTCCTGCTCCGAAGCCAAACGCTCCAGAGGCGGCACTGGTGCCTGCGGTGGCCACGCCGATCCCAAAGCCCCCACTGCTGGCTGGCGCCGCCGATCCCCCAAATGTGAAGGGCGATGGTGTTGCGCTGCCAAACATCGAGCTACTGGTCCCGCTGCTCGTGGTCTGGGTTGTAGCTCCAAAGCCAGAcgtggtggctgcaccaaaggaGAAAACAGCTGTGGTGCTGCCGAAGGCGGGCTGGGTGCTGGCAGGGGTGCCGAAGGCAGAGGCTGTGGGTTTCAGACCGCCAAATGCTGACTGTGTGGCGCTGCCAAAGgccggctgggctggggctggcgcTGGAGTTGCagttggggctggggctggggctgcagagtTTCCAAAAGCAAAGGAGCTGCCAAAGCCAGGGGCAAGGCCTGGCTTGGTCGCCCCCTGCTGCTGCCCGTCAGTGGCCCCGAAGGTGGGCTGGGGGTTGGCTCCCGGGTAGGACGGCAGAGGGGGCTTCGCGCTTGAGCTGAAGGGGATGTTGAAAGCCAGGGTGCTTGTGCTACTGAATGTCAGCGTGGGCTGGCTGCTGGTGACCGGGGCGGAGGTGCTGAGGGTGCCGCCAAAACCACCAAAGCTGGCAGTGCTGCTGCCGCTGGCGGCGGTCTGAGCGGCACTGGGAAGGGACTGGCCAAAGGTGGTGACTGTTGCTGAAGCAGGCACGGAAGGAGACTTGCCAAATTGGAATATGGAGCCCATGGCCGGGGTGAAGCTGGCACCAGAAGCAGGCGGGGTCCCaaagaggaagggctgggaggtggaggccGTGGTGCTGGTCACGCTGCTCAGGGTACTGGTCACGTTGCTCATACCGAAGCCGAACGCAGGCTTCGGAGCAGAGTCTGTGGAGGTGCTGGCTGTGGTCATGGAAGCCACTGTCGGGGTGGCACTGGCCTGGCTCGTGAAGAGAGGGGCGCTCGTGGTAGTGGCTGGAGGAGCTGTTTGCTTGAAGAAGGGAGTTAACAGGGGCACAGATGTAGGTGGCCCCATGGTGTTGAAGACAGGTTTGAAAGTGAGAAGTGGGGTGCTGGTCATCGTGGGGAGGGCTGAGCTGGAAGAGGCTGTGGTTGTGACCTTGGAAGGGCTAGAAGGCAAGGGGCCTTCATTCTCGCTTTTAGGTGGAGCTGCAAAAATGGGCTTGAACATGGGAGACGCTGAAGACACAGCAGGAGCTGCAGAGACAGGAGGGTCTGCAGGTGGGGTGTTCAGCATTCCAAACAGAATGCTCTGCTtaggggtgggagatggggcagATGGGGCTGGGGACTTGGCAGATGTCTCGGCCTGAGGGGCTGGTGGTGACTTGGCGGTGTCAGTGACTGGCCCTGTGGAAGAAGCAGGGGTCAGACCCGAGAAAGTGGCTGTGGACGTGGAGTCTGAGGAGGTGCCTGGAAGGGGCCCTGACTGTGAAGAGCCAAGAAGGGCCAGAGGGCTGGGTGTCTTCAGAGGTGAATGGGCCACAGTGGTTGCCACTCCAGCAGATTCTgggaagaagagcagagaaaatgaattCAGAATCCCCTCAAACCTGATGGTGCTcaaggcctggcacagagctagGGATTCAACAGTCAATAATTACAACTAAACCTATCACAGGCCCTTAAAATGTTCATTCCTAAAAATGAAGAAGTTTCACAAGCTCTACCCTTCACAGATCAGAAGAAAGATAGAAGGGGATAAAACTTAGCCTAGTTGGGGGTTAAATGTGTAGAAACCAAGGAACATCCAATCACCTGAACTCAAGTCCAGTCAATTACCTACAATATACCTTATTCATCAAACAAAGATGTGCTACATTCGCCCAGGTGCTCCGTTCAGAACGTGTAACAGGAATGAGACAGTCTCTGCCCGTGAGCCCTGGCAGGGGCTGAACAGCTAACACACTCTACTATACGATAAAGCGCACTAATAGGAGTGTGCATATGTGTAGCACTGGGAAGGCATGGGACTGGAACAGTCAGCTGGACCCTTGCAAACCTAGAGGAAAAGTAATTAATATGGTCTTGTGCCTGTGGTGTAGTAAGCATGTGACAAGACATCTTACCCAGGTGATTATTTACACTTCAGGGACACCTCATGAGGTAAGCATCATTTGCATTTTACAGACGACGACCACAAGGCTCAGAGCAGCTAAGGAACTGAGTTTCAAGTCAAGAGCCACTGGACTACCAAAACTATGCTGTCTCCCCCAGCTTCACGTGTTGCAGTACCCCcattgccccccaccccaacatgtCCTGATGACAGACTTCTGAAGCTTTTTAGGCTTGCACCAGCTTGGGTCTGGGAAGCCAAAATAGGTTCAACCTTTACAACAATTTTCAGCAACGATTGGCATGGTGCTTTTATTTCCACCTAAACAAAGGCTGATGTTATTACATGCTCCAAAGCAAGCTCTCCCACTCACCAGGGGGGGATGGCAGGCCTGGGGAATTCTGCATCTTCTTCAAGCTCTCCAGCAGTGGGTTAGTGcttggggctgggagggaggctggggaggtggcagtCCCAGCAGCAGGCAGGGTAAAAGTGAAAGGTGGCTGACTGGTAGACGGGTTCTCAGTGACAGAGTTCGAGGCAGTatctaaggaagaaagaaatgatgacACTGTCCTCCCTTGTGTGGGAATTCTTCTCAGTGGCAATGTAGGGTCTCTATGTAACTAATTTAGAAATGCTCCCCCTCAATCTCAATGCTGTCTTCCAGATTCCACTGAGGACCCAAATAGATTTCCCAGAGGAGAAAGACCGAAATAAAACCAACAAACCCTCTCTGGAGTGTGAAACGGATCTATATTCCTTACCAGTCTTATCCTCCAAGACCTTGTTAAACCACTGTAGTGAAGCTTTCTTTTCCAAGTCTAAGTCTTCAGCAGTGATTGAATAACCAagctggggaggtggaggctaccaaagagaaaaagaagtcaagTCAATCAGAAGAAACTGGAAGAATCCTGTATTTGGCTTTTGCAATACAGAGCTAAGCTTGGGGGGCCGAGGTAGACGGACAAGACCATACCAAGGTCAGCTGGTCCCCTCGCCTGGAGGGCAGCAGCTGAACCTTCCGTTTACGCTGCCCAGAGCTGC
This window harbors:
- the LOC102511555 gene encoding nuclear envelope pore membrane protein POM 121C, whose amino-acid sequence is MSPAAAAAGGGERRRPIASVRDGRGWGCGGPAGAALLGLSLLGLVLYLVPAAAALAWLAVGATAAWWGLSREPRGSRAFSLVRNARRQRTLLASPPAKSAVNGSLLEPRSLLEGPDPAELLLMGSYLGKPGPPQPAPTPEARVLRERPGRRPPARTAPPAQSAHPNRVHVHSSLPTPLLRPSRRPAHRDCGTLSHRFVITPRRRYPIQQAQYSLLGVLPTVCWNGYHKKTVLSARNSKMVCSPVTVRIAPPDSKLTRSPIPEQIISSTLSSPSTSAPDPCAKETVLSALKERKKRIVEEEDQIFADSQENKRRRHDSSGSGHSAFEPLVANGVPASFVPKPGSLKRGLNSQSSDDHLNKRSRTSSMSSLTSTCAGGIPSSSRNAIASSYSSTRGLSQLWKRSGPSSSPFSSLPSSRSQTPERPAKKIREEELSHDSSSSTPLVTDKESQGEKVADTTTWKKQNSWNSPSTPGSSGQRKRKVQLLPSRRGDQLTLPPPPQLGYSITAEDLDLEKKASLQWFNKVLEDKTDTASNSVTENPSTSQPPFTFTLPAAGTATSPASLPAPSTNPLLESLKKMQNSPGLPSPPESAGVATTVAHSPLKTPSPLALLGSSQSGPLPGTSSDSTSTATFSGLTPASSTGPVTDTAKSPPAPQAETSAKSPAPSAPSPTPKQSILFGMLNTPPADPPVSAAPAVSSASPMFKPIFAAPPKSENEGPLPSSPSKVTTTASSSSALPTMTSTPLLTFKPVFNTMGPPTSVPLLTPFFKQTAPPATTTSAPLFTSQASATPTVASMTTASTSTDSAPKPAFGFGMSNVTSTLSSVTSTTASTSQPFLFGTPPASGASFTPAMGSIFQFGKSPSVPASATVTTFGQSLPSAAQTAASGSSTASFGGFGGTLSTSAPVTSSQPTLTFSSTSTLAFNIPFSSSAKPPLPSYPGANPQPTFGATDGQQQGATKPGLAPGFGSSFAFGNSAAPAPAPTATPAPAPAQPAFGSATQSAFGGLKPTASAFGTPASTQPAFGSTTAVFSFGAATTSGFGATTQTTSSGTSSSMFGSATPSPFTFGGSAAPASSGGFGIGVATAGTSAASGAFGFGAGQSGTTGSTTPFGGGLSQNSLGMPSQNTAFAFSVASTPDSKPVFGGTSTPTFGQNTPAPGVGTSGSSLSFGASSTPTQGFVGVGPFGPAAPSFSIGAGSKTSGARQRLQARRQHTRKK